A single region of the Triticum dicoccoides isolate Atlit2015 ecotype Zavitan chromosome 2B, WEW_v2.0, whole genome shotgun sequence genome encodes:
- the LOC119365170 gene encoding RHOMBOID-like protein 2 — protein sequence MSNPDVEAAGPARAATTGIKPPPGRYYAGGDGQHAPAAPFYYGQEAERERQHHTWLVPVVVLANVAMFIVVMYYNDCPRNGRGADCLGGGFLRRFSFQPLKENPLFGPSSATLGKYGGLDRYKVVHGDQAWRLETATWLHAGLIHLGANMISLIFVGVRLEQQFGFWKVGLVYLFSGLGGSVLSVLFIRNGVSVGASGALFGLLGAMLSELITNWTIYTNRLAAMANLIIIAAINLALGILPHVDNFAHIGGFLTGFLLGFVLLIQPRFGWLEQPFGGKTKSKYTACQIVLLIVALLLAIAGFAVGLLMVFRGVNGNDHCSWCHYLTCVPTSHWKCDN from the exons ATGTCGAACCCCGACGTGGAGGCCGCCGGCCCGGccagggcggcgacgacggggatcaAGCCGCCGCCTGGGAGGTACTACGCGGGCGGCGACGGGCAGCACGCGCCGGCGGCGCCCTTCTACTACGGCCAGGAGGCGGAGCGCGAGCGGCAGCACCACACGTGGCTGGTGCCGGTGGTGGTGCTCGCCAACGTGGCCATGTTCATCGTGGTCATGTACTACAACGACTGCCCGCGCAACGGCAGGGGCGCCGACTGCCTCGGCGGCGGTTTCCTCCGCCGCTTCTCCTTCCAGCCGCTCAAGGAGAACCCCCTCTTCGGGCCCTCCTCCGCCAC GCTGGGGAAGTACGGCGGGCTCGACCGGTACAAGGTGGTGCACGGGGACCAGGCGTGGCGGCTGGAGACGGCCACCTGGCTGCACGCCGGCCTCATCCACCTCGGCGCCAACATGATCAGCCTCATCTTCGTCGGCGTCCGCCTGGAGCAGCAGTTCGGATTCT GGAAGGTCGGCCTGGTCTACCTCTTCTCGGGGTTGGGCGGCAGCGTGCTCTCGGTGCTCTTCATCAGGAACGGCGTCTCCGTCGGCGCCTCCGGCGCACTCTTCGGCCTCCTCGGGGCCATGCTGTCGGAGCTCATCACCAACTGGACCATCTACACCAACAGG CTCGCGGCCATGGCGAACCTGATCATCATCGCCGCCATCAACCTCGCGCTGGGGATACTGCCCCACGTCGACAACTTCGCGCACATCGGCGGGTTCCTCACCGGCTTCCTCCTCGGCTTCGTGCTGCTGATCCAGCCCCGGTTCGGATGGCTGGAGCAGCCCTTCGGCGGCAAGACAAAGTCCAAGTACACGGCTTGCCAGATCGTCCTCCTGATCGTCGCCCTCCTCCTAGCGATTGCAGG GTTCGCCGTTGGATTGCTGATGGTGTTCCGCGGGGTGAACGGCAACGACCATTGCAGCTGGTGCCACTACCTTACCTGCGTCCCGACGTCGCACTGGAAGTGTGACAACTAA